The following coding sequences are from one Achromobacter sp. B7 window:
- a CDS encoding N-acyl homoserine lactonase family protein, translating to MQNVLPEYEIYAIRYARMPRQRRDNFLGGDPHNGDMPMDFYVWLIRGAGRVVLVDTGFNADMARVRRRELIQCPISALAQLGVQPEDVQHVVLTHLHYDHAGNLDLLPQARFHVQDDELDYATGRCMCFEPLRHAYAVEDVVTLVRRVYDGRVQFHDGDGTLLPGLELLHIGGHTKGLQAVRVHTERGWVVLASDASHYYENMGQGRPFPIVYNTAQMLSGYAKLFGAAQSEQHVVPGHDPLVLDRYPKWQESAHVVMLHRELLPDGAQQP from the coding sequence ATGCAGAACGTTCTTCCCGAATACGAAATCTACGCCATCCGCTACGCCCGCATGCCGCGCCAGCGACGCGACAACTTCTTGGGCGGCGATCCGCATAATGGCGACATGCCCATGGACTTCTACGTGTGGCTGATACGCGGCGCGGGCCGCGTTGTTCTGGTCGACACGGGGTTCAATGCGGACATGGCGCGGGTGCGGCGGCGTGAGCTGATCCAGTGCCCGATCTCGGCCCTGGCCCAACTGGGCGTGCAGCCAGAAGACGTGCAGCACGTGGTGCTGACCCATCTGCATTACGACCATGCGGGTAACCTGGACTTGTTGCCGCAGGCGCGCTTTCACGTGCAAGACGATGAGCTTGACTACGCTACCGGCCGTTGCATGTGCTTTGAACCGCTGCGGCATGCCTACGCGGTGGAAGACGTGGTCACGCTGGTGCGGCGCGTGTACGACGGCCGGGTGCAGTTTCATGACGGCGACGGCACGTTGTTGCCGGGCCTGGAACTGCTGCATATCGGCGGCCACACGAAAGGCCTGCAAGCGGTGCGCGTGCATACCGAACGCGGCTGGGTAGTGCTGGCGTCCGACGCCAGCCACTACTACGAAAACATGGGGCAGGGCAGGCCGTTTCCCATCGTCTACAACACGGCCCAGATGCTGTCGGGATACGCCAAGCTGTTTGGCGCGGCGCAGTCCGAGCAGCATGTCGTGCCGGGGCATGATCCGTTGGTGCTGGATCGGTATCCAAAGTGGCAGGAGTCAGCGCACGTGGTGATGCTGCATCGCGAACTTCTGCCTGACGGTGCGCAGCAGCCGTAA
- a CDS encoding ABC transporter ATP-binding protein: MNPPLLQVQGLSRSFGGLAALRNVSFAIASGEIVGLIGPNGAGKTTAFNVISGTMPPSSGSVHFDGGDISGGPPSRVVVRGLARTFQSTSTYPEATVAENIRRGMLSRIQHSWLRRLAGRNQDLLPASEVTREVDRLLVLLDLQGWRDAAAGSLAYGLQKKLGIAVALACRPRMLLLDEPAAGLNHEECNELGRLLRRLQSEEGLTMLLVEHHMALVMELCHRIVVLVQGEKIAEGTPQAIRDNPAVIEAYLGAPDYAHA; encoded by the coding sequence ATGAATCCACCTTTATTGCAGGTGCAGGGCCTGTCGCGCAGCTTCGGCGGCTTGGCAGCCTTGCGCAACGTCAGCTTCGCCATCGCGTCGGGCGAAATCGTGGGTTTGATCGGCCCCAACGGCGCGGGCAAGACAACGGCCTTCAACGTCATCAGCGGCACGATGCCGCCGTCGTCGGGCTCCGTGCATTTCGATGGCGGTGATATTTCCGGCGGCCCGCCCAGCCGTGTCGTGGTGCGAGGGCTGGCTCGTACGTTTCAATCCACCTCGACCTATCCCGAGGCCACCGTGGCCGAGAACATCCGGCGCGGCATGCTGTCGCGCATTCAGCATTCGTGGCTGCGTCGTCTGGCCGGGCGTAACCAGGATCTGTTGCCGGCGTCGGAAGTGACGCGGGAGGTCGACCGGCTGCTGGTCCTGCTAGACCTGCAAGGCTGGCGCGACGCGGCGGCCGGATCGCTCGCCTACGGCTTGCAGAAAAAGCTGGGCATCGCCGTTGCGCTGGCCTGCCGGCCGCGCATGTTGTTGTTGGACGAGCCGGCGGCGGGGCTGAACCATGAAGAATGCAACGAGCTGGGGCGGTTGCTGCGCCGCCTGCAATCCGAGGAAGGGCTGACGATGCTGCTGGTGGAACATCACATGGCGCTGGTCATGGAACTTTGCCATCGCATCGTGGTGCTGGTGCAGGGAGAAAAAATCGCCGAGGGCACGCCGCAAGCCATCCGCGACAACCCCGCCGTGATCGAAGCCTATCTGGGAGCGCCCGACTATGCCCATGCTTGA
- a CDS encoding branched-chain amino acid ABC transporter permease yields MDWSILLTQATINGLIVGLLYLLMAVGFTLVFGVMRMVNFAHGEFYMLGAFGAYYLTTQAGFSFLPAVALTFALSVVGGAVLEWGVLKPFRRDELNGMIATIGLAMILQNLALMFFGPDPLSMPAVAQGTARMGKLVVPLSRVYVVVFALLALALLYGFLRHSRPGRALRAVVEDFEIAGIQGIRSRIYYPLGFGLGVGLAAVAGALMAPLFSVSPFVGATPLLKAFIVVILGGLGSIPGAAFAGMALGLAESYGSLLFDSSTADMLIFAVVIVMLVVRPKGLLGRGEA; encoded by the coding sequence GTGGATTGGAGCATTTTGCTGACGCAGGCCACGATCAACGGCTTGATCGTGGGGTTGCTGTATCTGTTGATGGCGGTGGGCTTCACGCTGGTGTTCGGCGTGATGCGGATGGTGAACTTTGCCCACGGCGAGTTCTACATGCTGGGCGCTTTTGGCGCCTATTACCTGACGACCCAGGCGGGCTTCTCGTTTCTGCCTGCCGTGGCGCTGACCTTTGCGTTGTCGGTGGTCGGCGGCGCCGTGCTGGAATGGGGCGTGCTCAAGCCGTTTCGCCGGGACGAACTGAACGGCATGATCGCCACCATCGGCCTGGCGATGATCCTGCAAAACCTGGCCTTGATGTTCTTCGGCCCCGACCCCTTGTCCATGCCCGCCGTGGCGCAGGGCACCGCCCGCATGGGCAAGCTCGTTGTGCCGTTGTCGCGCGTGTACGTGGTGGTGTTCGCCTTGCTGGCGCTGGCCTTGCTGTATGGCTTCCTGCGTCACTCGCGGCCGGGCCGCGCGCTGCGCGCCGTGGTCGAGGACTTTGAGATTGCCGGCATCCAGGGTATCCGCTCGCGCATCTATTACCCGCTGGGTTTTGGCCTGGGGGTAGGGCTGGCAGCGGTGGCCGGCGCGCTGATGGCGCCGCTGTTCTCGGTGTCGCCATTCGTGGGCGCCACGCCGCTGCTCAAGGCGTTCATCGTCGTGATCCTGGGTGGGCTGGGCAGCATCCCGGGCGCGGCTTTCGCGGGCATGGCGCTGGGCCTGGCGGAAAGCTATGGCAGCCTGCTGTTCGACAGCAGCACGGCGGACATGCTGATTTTCGCCGTCGTGATCGTGATGTTGGTCGTGCGGCCCAAGGGCTTGCTGGGCCGGGGGGAGGCATAA
- a CDS encoding branched-chain amino acid ABC transporter permease, whose amino-acid sequence MTDLSLDAAVTRPAPLRWLLWAALAVAACTPWFAGPFAQHLAVLTCLNVLIVNGLALIARCGQLSLGHAAFVALGAYGSVLGARYLGWGFLPSTLVGVALTAGVALILGAIILRLKGVYFVLVTFAFGELVRLILLDGSSWSGGANGVASIPPAALAGIVFDTRASFYGLALCVALGSVALLSAVARQPFGHAIDAVAANPALAESTGLSVHRIQLCAFVAGCALAAVGGALQARYVGYVSPESFNASISIGFIIMLVIGGRRSVWGGLIGAMVLTPLPELFRGAVQTQHIFYGAALILILRFLPAGLAGLPGPWQSRRHKESP is encoded by the coding sequence ATGACGGACCTTTCACTTGATGCAGCCGTGACGCGGCCCGCGCCATTACGCTGGCTGTTGTGGGCGGCGTTGGCCGTGGCCGCGTGCACGCCGTGGTTTGCCGGGCCGTTCGCGCAACATCTGGCGGTGCTGACCTGCCTGAACGTGCTGATCGTCAACGGCTTGGCGCTGATTGCACGCTGCGGGCAATTGTCGTTGGGACACGCGGCCTTCGTCGCGCTGGGCGCCTACGGCTCGGTGCTGGGCGCCCGCTACCTGGGCTGGGGCTTTTTGCCGTCCACCTTGGTGGGGGTGGCGTTGACGGCGGGTGTGGCGCTGATATTGGGCGCGATCATCCTGCGCTTGAAAGGCGTTTATTTCGTGCTGGTGACGTTTGCGTTCGGGGAACTGGTGCGGCTGATTTTGCTGGACGGGTCGTCCTGGTCGGGTGGCGCGAACGGAGTCGCCAGCATCCCGCCGGCCGCGCTGGCCGGTATCGTGTTCGATACGCGGGCCAGCTTTTACGGTCTGGCGCTGTGCGTGGCCCTGGGCTCCGTCGCGCTGTTGAGCGCGGTGGCAAGGCAGCCATTCGGCCACGCCATCGACGCCGTGGCCGCGAACCCGGCCCTGGCCGAATCCACCGGCCTTAGCGTGCACCGGATCCAGCTGTGCGCCTTTGTGGCCGGTTGCGCGCTGGCGGCAGTGGGCGGCGCCTTGCAGGCGCGCTACGTGGGGTACGTGTCGCCCGAGTCATTCAACGCCAGCATATCCATCGGCTTCATCATCATGCTGGTCATCGGCGGCCGTCGCTCAGTATGGGGCGGGCTGATCGGCGCTATGGTGCTGACGCCGCTGCCCGAGCTGTTTCGCGGCGCGGTGCAAACGCAGCACATCTTTTACGGCGCGGCGCTGATCCTGATCCTGCGTTTTCTGCCGGCGGGCCTGGCCGGCTTGCCGGGGCCGTGGCAATCGCGTCGGCACAAGGAGTCCCCATGA
- a CDS encoding ABC transporter ATP-binding protein, with protein sequence MPMLDVQDLKVRYGPLEAVRGISFTVEQGQIVALVGSNGAGKSSTLKALIGLAPAAGGRIVFDGKDIARLGSAARVSAGLSLSPEGRRLFGRMTVLDNLMAGAHGVRSRSRVRARLDEVYTLFPRVQERRAQLAGSLSGGEQQMVAIGRALMAQPRLLMLDEPSLGIAPKVVAEIADAIQRINRDSGIAIVLVEQNARLALRLAHHAYAFEHGEVVRSGKGADLLADPFVQKAYLGI encoded by the coding sequence ATGCCCATGCTTGACGTCCAGGACCTGAAGGTTCGCTACGGGCCGCTGGAGGCGGTGCGCGGCATCAGCTTTACGGTTGAACAAGGCCAGATCGTTGCGCTGGTCGGCTCGAACGGCGCCGGCAAAAGCTCTACCTTGAAAGCGCTGATCGGCCTGGCGCCGGCCGCGGGCGGCCGCATTGTGTTCGACGGGAAAGACATCGCGCGACTGGGTTCGGCGGCGCGCGTATCGGCCGGCTTGTCCTTGTCGCCGGAGGGGCGGCGCTTGTTCGGCCGCATGACCGTGCTGGATAACCTGATGGCCGGCGCGCATGGGGTGAGGTCGCGCAGCCGCGTTCGCGCGCGGCTGGACGAGGTCTACACGCTGTTTCCGCGTGTGCAGGAACGGCGTGCGCAGTTGGCGGGCTCGTTGTCCGGTGGCGAGCAGCAGATGGTGGCCATCGGCCGCGCGCTGATGGCGCAACCCCGCTTGTTGATGCTGGATGAACCGTCGTTGGGCATCGCGCCCAAGGTCGTGGCCGAAATCGCGGACGCCATTCAGCGCATCAACCGCGACAGCGGCATCGCCATTGTGCTGGTGGAGCAAAACGCGCGGCTGGCGCTGCGCCTGGCGCATCATGCCTATGCGTTCGAACATGGCGAGGTGGTCCGCAGCGGCAAGGGCGCCGACCTGCTGGCCGACCCCTTCGTGCAGAAAGCCTATCTGGGCATATGA